In the Streptomyces fradiae ATCC 10745 = DSM 40063 genome, one interval contains:
- a CDS encoding Jag family protein has translation MTEGTTSAAQGGDTLTRLEQEGEIAADYLEGLLDIADLDGDIDMDVEGDRAAVSIISDASSRDLQKLVGRDGEVLEALQELTRLAVHRETGDRSRLMLDIGGFRAKRRAELSELGAKAATEAKSTGEPVKMQPMTPFERKVVHDAVAAAGLRSESEGEEPQRFVVVLPA, from the coding sequence GTGACGGAAGGCACCACGTCCGCCGCCCAGGGTGGGGACACCCTGACCCGCCTGGAGCAGGAGGGTGAGATCGCGGCCGACTACCTCGAGGGCCTGCTCGACATCGCCGACCTCGACGGCGACATCGACATGGACGTCGAGGGAGACCGCGCAGCGGTCTCGATCATCAGCGACGCGAGCAGCCGCGACCTGCAGAAGCTCGTGGGTCGTGACGGTGAGGTGCTGGAGGCGCTGCAGGAGCTCACGCGTCTCGCGGTGCACCGCGAGACCGGGGACCGCAGTCGGCTCATGCTGGACATCGGCGGGTTCCGTGCCAAGCGGCGCGCGGAGCTGTCGGAGCTGGGAGCGAAGGCCGCGACCGAGGCCAAGAGCACCGGCGAGCCCGTGAAGATGCAGCCGATGACGCCGTTCGAGCGCAAGGTCGTCCACGACGCGGTGGCCGCCGCCGGTCTGCGCAGCGAGTCCGAGGGCGAGGAGCCGCAGCGCTTCGTCGTCGTGCTCCCCGCCTGA
- the yidD gene encoding membrane protein insertion efficiency factor YidD has translation MKYPLLALIKLYQWTISPLLGPVCRYYPSCSHYGYTAIDRHGAVKGTALTAWRILRCNPWSPGGVDHVPPRKRPRWHELLRARLRGDEGGRSDGASPAAETSPNAQGA, from the coding sequence ATGAAGTACCCGCTGCTGGCCCTGATCAAGCTCTACCAGTGGACGATCAGCCCACTGCTGGGGCCCGTCTGCAGGTACTACCCGTCGTGCTCCCACTACGGGTACACCGCGATCGACCGGCACGGTGCCGTCAAGGGCACGGCCCTCACCGCCTGGCGCATCCTGCGCTGCAACCCCTGGTCTCCCGGCGGGGTGGACCACGTGCCGCCGCGCAAGCGCCCCCGCTGGCACGAACTGCTGCGCGCCCGGCTGCGCGGAGACGAGGGCGGGCGCTCCGACGGGGCGAGCCCGGCCGCGGAGACCTCGCCCAATGCTCAAGGAGCCTGA
- the dnaA gene encoding chromosomal replication initiator protein DnaA codes for MADVPADLAAVWPRVLEQLLGEGQQGIEPKDKQWIERCQPLALVADTALLAVPNEWGKRVLEGRLAPLISDTLSRECGRPIRIAITVDDSAGDQAPPPSAPDRHQQDRPRYDERGGQGYDDRGHGDAYDSYGRPVPDDGLPSVRPAYPDYPQRPEPGSWPRSQEDLSWQQPRLGFQERDPYATARPQPRHDYGAPQGGDHGGYDSPRAERRELDDERARHRPGGPGPRGGAGMPSPGSMGGAGPMPGPGSMGGAGGPGRGGSGGTGAPGEQHARLNPKYLFDTFVIGSSNRFAHAAAVAVAEAPAKAYNPLFIYGESGLGKTHLLHAIGHYARSLYPGTRVRYVSSEEFTNEFINSIRDGKGDTFRKRYRDVDILLVDDIQFLASKESTQEEFFHTFNTLHNANKQIVLSSDRPPKQLMTLEDRLRNRFEWGLTTDVQPPELETRIAILRKKAVQEQLNAPPEVLEFIASRISRNIRELEGALIRVTAFASLNRQPVDLVLTESVLKDLIPGGEDTAPEITAGAIMAATADYFGLTVEDLCGSSRSRVLVTARQIAMYLCRELTDLSLPKIGAQFGGRDHTTVMHADRKIRALMAERRSIYNQVTELTNRIKNG; via the coding sequence GTGGCTGACGTACCTGCTGATCTTGCCGCAGTGTGGCCGCGAGTGCTGGAGCAGCTCCTCGGCGAGGGGCAGCAGGGCATCGAGCCCAAGGACAAGCAGTGGATCGAGCGGTGCCAGCCGCTCGCGCTGGTGGCCGACACCGCCCTCCTCGCCGTCCCGAACGAATGGGGCAAGCGGGTCCTCGAGGGCCGCCTGGCCCCCCTGATCAGCGACACGCTCAGCCGCGAGTGCGGTCGGCCCATCCGGATCGCCATCACCGTCGACGACTCGGCGGGCGACCAGGCGCCGCCGCCCTCGGCACCCGACCGGCACCAGCAGGACCGCCCCCGCTACGACGAGCGCGGCGGCCAGGGTTACGACGACCGTGGCCACGGCGACGCGTACGACTCCTACGGGCGGCCGGTGCCGGACGACGGCCTGCCGTCCGTGCGGCCCGCCTACCCCGACTACCCGCAGCGCCCGGAGCCCGGCTCCTGGCCGCGGTCCCAGGAGGACCTCTCCTGGCAGCAGCCGCGCCTGGGCTTCCAGGAGCGCGACCCGTACGCCACGGCCAGGCCGCAGCCGCGCCACGACTACGGCGCGCCGCAGGGCGGCGACCACGGCGGGTACGACTCCCCGCGCGCCGAGCGGCGGGAGCTCGACGACGAGCGCGCGCGGCACCGGCCGGGCGGCCCGGGGCCGCGCGGCGGGGCCGGCATGCCGTCGCCCGGCTCCATGGGCGGCGCGGGCCCGATGCCCGGTCCCGGCTCCATGGGCGGCGCGGGCGGACCGGGCCGGGGCGGCTCCGGCGGTACGGGGGCGCCGGGTGAGCAGCACGCGCGGCTGAACCCGAAGTACCTCTTCGACACGTTCGTCATCGGCTCGTCCAACCGCTTCGCCCACGCGGCGGCGGTCGCGGTGGCCGAGGCGCCGGCGAAGGCCTACAACCCCCTCTTCATCTACGGGGAGTCGGGGCTCGGCAAGACCCACCTGCTGCACGCCATCGGGCACTACGCGCGCAGCCTCTACCCGGGGACGCGGGTGCGGTACGTGAGCTCCGAGGAGTTCACCAACGAGTTCATCAACTCCATCCGCGACGGCAAGGGCGACACCTTCCGCAAGCGCTACCGCGACGTGGACATCCTGCTCGTGGACGACATCCAGTTCCTGGCGAGCAAGGAGTCGACGCAGGAGGAGTTCTTCCACACCTTCAACACCCTGCACAACGCCAACAAGCAGATCGTGCTCTCCTCCGACCGGCCGCCGAAGCAGTTGATGACGCTGGAGGACCGGCTGCGCAACCGCTTCGAGTGGGGCCTGACCACGGACGTGCAGCCGCCGGAGCTGGAGACGCGTATCGCGATCCTCCGCAAGAAGGCGGTGCAGGAGCAGCTCAACGCCCCGCCGGAGGTGCTGGAGTTCATCGCCTCGCGGATCTCGCGGAACATCCGCGAGCTGGAGGGCGCGCTGATCCGGGTCACGGCCTTCGCGAGCCTCAACCGCCAGCCCGTGGACCTGGTGCTCACCGAGAGCGTGCTGAAGGACCTGATCCCGGGCGGTGAGGACACGGCGCCGGAGATCACCGCGGGCGCCATCATGGCGGCGACGGCGGACTACTTCGGGCTGACCGTCGAGGACCTGTGCGGATCGTCCCGCAGCAGGGTGCTGGTGACGGCCCGGCAGATCGCCATGTACCTGTGCCGGGAGCTGACCGACCTGTCCCTGCCGAAGATCGGCGCGCAGTTCGGCGGCCGGGACCACACGACGGTCATGCATGCCGACCGCAAGATCCGCGCGCTGATGGCGGAGCGACGCTCCATCTACAACCAGGTGACGGAGCTGACGAACCGCATCAAGAACGGCTGA
- a CDS encoding ParB/RepB/Spo0J family partition protein, protein MSERRRGLGRGLGALIPAAPQERQTTSIGTASTSPTAIPALGDRGIAAAKVATLAGPAADDSAVAVPEQPAGEAGEVAGAHFAELPLDAITPNPRQPRQVFDEDALAELVASIKEVGLLQPIVVRRTPGTERYELIMGERRLRACREAGLERVPSIIRETEDEKLLLDALLENLHRAQLNPLEEAAAYDQLLKDFDCTHDQLADRIGRSRSQVSNTLRLLRLSLPVRARVASGVLTAGHARALLPVEDAEAQDELAARIVREGLSVRTVEEIVQLMASEPRKAAKAKGPRAGTRVSPALSELATRLSDRFETRVKVDLGQKKGKIVVEFASMEDLNRILGTLAPDEGRVFDQGLSEGPDPDKAG, encoded by the coding sequence GTGAGTGAGCGACGTAGGGGGCTGGGACGCGGGCTCGGCGCACTGATCCCCGCCGCTCCGCAGGAGAGGCAGACCACGTCCATCGGTACGGCCTCCACCTCGCCCACCGCCATTCCGGCCCTCGGCGACCGGGGGATCGCCGCCGCCAAGGTGGCGACGCTCGCCGGCCCGGCGGCCGACGACAGTGCGGTGGCCGTCCCGGAGCAGCCCGCCGGTGAGGCCGGGGAAGTCGCGGGGGCCCACTTCGCCGAGCTGCCGCTGGACGCCATCACGCCCAACCCGCGCCAGCCGCGGCAGGTCTTCGACGAGGACGCCCTCGCCGAGCTCGTCGCCTCCATCAAGGAGGTGGGCCTGCTCCAGCCCATCGTCGTCCGCCGTACGCCGGGCACGGAGCGGTATGAGCTGATCATGGGCGAGCGCCGCCTGCGGGCGTGCCGCGAAGCGGGCCTGGAGCGTGTCCCGTCGATCATCCGCGAGACCGAGGACGAGAAGCTCCTGCTGGACGCCCTGCTGGAGAATCTGCACCGGGCGCAGCTCAACCCGCTGGAGGAGGCCGCCGCCTACGACCAGCTGCTGAAGGACTTCGACTGCACCCACGACCAGCTCGCCGACAGGATCGGACGGTCGCGCTCCCAGGTGTCCAACACGCTGCGGCTGCTCCGCCTCTCCCTCCCGGTCCGGGCACGGGTCGCGTCAGGAGTGCTGACGGCAGGGCATGCGCGGGCGCTGCTGCCCGTCGAGGACGCGGAGGCGCAGGACGAACTGGCGGCCCGCATCGTCCGGGAAGGGCTCTCCGTCCGCACGGTGGAGGAGATCGTGCAGCTCATGGCCTCCGAGCCGCGCAAGGCGGCCAAGGCGAAGGGACCGCGTGCCGGTACCCGCGTCTCCCCGGCGCTGAGCGAACTCGCCACGCGGCTCTCGGACCGCTTCGAGACGCGGGTGAAGGTCGACCTCGGTCAGAAGAAGGGGAAGATCGTCGTCGAGTTCGCCTCGATGGAGGATCTGAACCGCATCCTCGGCACTCTCGCCCCCGACGAGGGCCGAGTGTTCGACCAGGGGCTCTCCGAGGGGCCGGACCCGGACAAGGCAGGCTGA
- the trxB gene encoding thioredoxin-disulfide reductase: MSDVRNVIIIGSGPAGYTAALYTARASLKPLVFEGAVTSGGALMNTTDVENFPGFRDGIMGPELMDNMRAQAERFGAELIPDDIVAVDLTGEVKTVTDTAGTVHRAKAVIVATGSQHRKLGLPNEDALSGRGVSWCATCDGFFFKEHDIAVVGGGDTAMEEATFLSRFAKSVTVVHRRDTLRASKAMQERAFADPKIKFAWDSEVAEIHGDQKLSGLTLRNTKSGETTELPVTGLFIAVGHDPRTELFKGQLELDDEGYLKVEAPSTRTNVRGVFAAGDVVDHTYRQAITAAGTGCAAALDAERFLASLADTEKQAEPEKTPAV, translated from the coding sequence GTGAGCGACGTCCGAAACGTGATCATCATCGGCTCCGGGCCCGCCGGTTACACCGCGGCGCTCTACACCGCACGCGCGTCGCTGAAGCCGCTGGTCTTCGAGGGCGCCGTCACCTCCGGTGGCGCCCTGATGAACACGACCGACGTGGAGAACTTCCCGGGGTTCCGTGACGGCATCATGGGCCCCGAGCTGATGGACAACATGCGGGCTCAGGCCGAGCGGTTCGGCGCGGAGCTCATCCCGGACGACATCGTCGCCGTCGATCTGACCGGTGAGGTCAAGACCGTGACGGACACCGCCGGCACGGTGCACCGTGCCAAGGCGGTCATCGTGGCGACCGGCTCCCAGCACCGCAAGCTCGGCCTGCCGAACGAGGACGCTCTCTCCGGCCGCGGCGTCTCCTGGTGCGCCACCTGCGACGGCTTCTTCTTCAAGGAGCACGACATCGCCGTCGTCGGCGGTGGTGACACGGCCATGGAGGAGGCGACCTTCCTCTCCCGGTTCGCCAAGTCCGTGACCGTGGTCCACCGCCGGGACACCCTGCGCGCCTCCAAGGCGATGCAGGAGCGCGCCTTCGCCGACCCGAAGATCAAGTTCGCCTGGGACAGCGAGGTCGCGGAGATCCACGGCGACCAGAAGCTGAGCGGTCTCACCCTGCGCAACACCAAGTCCGGCGAGACGACGGAGCTGCCGGTGACCGGGCTGTTCATCGCCGTCGGCCACGACCCGCGGACGGAGCTGTTCAAGGGCCAGCTGGAGCTCGACGACGAGGGCTACCTGAAGGTGGAGGCACCGTCGACGCGCACCAACGTGAGGGGCGTCTTCGCCGCCGGTGACGTGGTCGACCACACCTACCGCCAGGCCATCACGGCCGCGGGCACGGGTTGCGCCGCCGCTCTGGACGCCGAGCGCTTCCTCGCCTCCCTGGCCGACACGGAGAAGCAGGCCGAGCCGGAGAAGACCCCCGCGGTCTGA
- the trxA gene encoding thioredoxin has translation MVADLKAVTDASFEEAVLKSEKPVLVDFWAEWCGPCRQIAPSLQAIADEYGDQIEIVKLNIDENPATAAKYGVMSIPTLNVYQQGEVAKTIVGAKPKAALVRELSDFISDEATKA, from the coding sequence ATCGTGGCCGACCTCAAGGCAGTGACCGACGCCTCGTTCGAGGAGGCCGTCCTCAAGAGCGAGAAGCCCGTACTGGTGGACTTCTGGGCCGAGTGGTGCGGTCCGTGCCGCCAGATCGCGCCGTCCCTGCAGGCCATCGCCGACGAGTACGGCGACCAGATCGAGATCGTCAAGCTCAACATCGACGAGAACCCGGCCACGGCCGCCAAGTACGGCGTCATGTCGATCCCGACCCTCAACGTCTACCAGCAGGGCGAGGTCGCCAAGACGATCGTCGGTGCCAAGCCGAAGGCCGCCCTCGTGCGCGAGCTGTCGGACTTCATCAGCGACGAGGCCACGAAGGCCTGA
- a CDS encoding ParA family protein yields MAGSVHREPAAEESESLRSDADIAGPMTDPVPGPRTEVPGDDVSRETPPPLDDTSTGPAAPLAAQALGRAGQGLPRPEQTRIMVVANQKGGVGKTTTTVNLAASLALHGARVLVIDLDPQGNASTALGIDHHAEVPSIYDVLVDGKPLSDVVQPVQDVEGLFCAPATIDLAGAEIELVSLVARESRLQRAIKAYEQPLDYILIDCPPSLGLLTVNAMVAGAEVLIPIQCEYYALEGLGQLLRNVDLVRAHLNPDLRVSTILLTMYDGRTRLASQVAEEVRSHFGDEVLRTSIPRSVRISEAPSYGQTVLTYDPGSSGALSYLEAAREIAFRGVGMYYDAQQAHTGRHYQHSQQQNMSEGIQ; encoded by the coding sequence ATGGCAGGCTCTGTTCATCGTGAGCCAGCAGCCGAGGAGAGTGAATCCTTGCGGTCCGACGCCGACATCGCGGGACCGATGACCGACCCGGTCCCCGGTCCCCGTACCGAAGTGCCCGGGGACGATGTTTCACGTGAAACACCGCCCCCGCTGGATGACACCTCCACGGGTCCCGCCGCTCCACTCGCCGCGCAGGCCCTGGGCCGGGCCGGTCAGGGACTCCCGCGGCCGGAGCAGACCCGCATCATGGTCGTCGCCAACCAGAAGGGCGGCGTGGGCAAGACGACCACCACGGTCAACCTCGCCGCTTCCCTGGCCTTGCACGGCGCCCGCGTCCTCGTGATCGACCTCGACCCGCAGGGCAACGCCTCCACGGCGCTCGGGATCGACCACCACGCGGAGGTCCCCTCCATCTACGACGTCCTCGTGGACGGCAAACCGCTCTCCGATGTGGTGCAGCCGGTACAGGACGTCGAAGGCCTCTTCTGCGCCCCGGCCACCATCGATCTCGCCGGTGCGGAGATCGAACTGGTGTCGCTGGTGGCGCGGGAGAGTCGGCTTCAGCGGGCGATCAAGGCGTACGAGCAGCCGCTCGACTACATCCTCATCGACTGCCCGCCGTCGCTCGGCCTGCTCACGGTCAACGCCATGGTGGCCGGCGCGGAAGTGCTCATCCCCATCCAGTGCGAGTACTACGCACTGGAGGGCCTGGGGCAGCTGCTGCGCAACGTCGACCTGGTGCGGGCGCACCTCAACCCGGACCTGCGGGTGTCGACGATCCTGCTCACCATGTACGACGGCCGGACGAGACTCGCCTCGCAGGTCGCCGAGGAGGTGCGCAGCCACTTCGGGGACGAGGTGCTGCGCACCAGCATCCCGCGTTCCGTCCGCATCTCCGAGGCTCCGAGCTACGGCCAGACGGTCCTCACGTACGATCCGGGGTCCAGTGGCGCGCTCTCCTACCTGGAAGCCGCCCGCGAGATCGCCTTCCGGGGGGTGGGCATGTACTACGACGCCCAGCAGGCCCACACGGGCAGGCACTATCAGCACAGTCAGCAGCAGAACATGTCGGAGGGGATCCAGTGA
- the yidC gene encoding membrane protein insertase YidC: MDTIGNLFSFITGPVSWIIVQFHKLYGAIFGPDTGWAWGLSIVSLVIVIRIALIPLFVKQIKSMRNMQALQPKMKAIQERYKNDRQRQSEEMMKLYKETGTNPLSSCLPILLQSPFFFALYHVLSKIASGDTIGSLNQQLVDSAREAHIFGAPIAAKFMDDPGTVEALNASLLDVRIVTAIMIVMMSASQFFTQRQLMQKNVDLTVKTPYMQQQKMLMYIFPIIFAVMGINFPVGVLVYWLTTNVWTMGQQMYVINQNPTPGSKAQDQYLQRLLKSVTQHGEVRGRRKRTVVQAIVAKGPDRNDNERRFVGSLAKAGFTPQADGTVRKVDPAEAEAEAAAARRQQPKRQTKAKRQAATAQPGAKTSLEKTDQAKAEQPEPGKSGSTRQAKSGQRKGQQRPKHPSSKK, translated from the coding sequence GTGGACACGATTGGAAATCTGTTCAGCTTCATCACCGGACCTGTCTCGTGGATCATCGTCCAGTTCCACAAGCTGTACGGTGCGATCTTCGGGCCCGACACGGGGTGGGCCTGGGGTCTGTCCATCGTGTCCCTGGTGATCGTCATCCGCATCGCCCTGATCCCGCTCTTCGTGAAGCAGATCAAGTCGATGCGGAACATGCAGGCGCTCCAGCCGAAGATGAAGGCGATCCAGGAGCGCTACAAGAACGACCGGCAGCGCCAGTCCGAAGAGATGATGAAGCTGTACAAGGAGACGGGCACCAACCCGCTCTCCTCGTGCCTTCCCATCCTGCTGCAGTCGCCGTTCTTCTTCGCGCTCTACCACGTGCTCAGCAAGATCGCGTCCGGCGACACGATCGGCAGTCTCAACCAGCAGCTGGTGGACAGCGCCCGTGAGGCGCACATCTTCGGTGCTCCGATCGCCGCGAAGTTCATGGACGACCCCGGCACGGTGGAGGCGCTCAACGCCTCGCTGCTCGACGTCCGGATCGTGACCGCGATCATGATCGTGATGATGTCGGCGTCCCAGTTCTTCACCCAGCGCCAGCTGATGCAGAAGAACGTGGACCTGACGGTGAAGACCCCGTACATGCAGCAGCAGAAGATGCTGATGTACATCTTCCCGATCATCTTCGCCGTGATGGGCATCAACTTCCCCGTCGGCGTCCTCGTCTACTGGCTCACCACCAACGTGTGGACCATGGGCCAGCAGATGTACGTGATCAACCAGAACCCGACGCCGGGCAGCAAGGCGCAGGACCAGTACCTGCAGCGGCTCCTCAAGAGCGTCACCCAGCACGGCGAGGTGCGCGGGCGCCGCAAGCGCACCGTCGTCCAGGCCATCGTCGCCAAGGGCCCGGACCGCAACGACAACGAGCGCCGCTTCGTCGGCAGCCTCGCCAAGGCCGGCTTCACCCCGCAGGCCGACGGCACCGTGCGGAAGGTCGACCCGGCCGAGGCCGAGGCCGAGGCCGCCGCGGCCCGCCGCCAGCAGCCCAAGCGCCAGACGAAGGCGAAGCGCCAGGCCGCCACCGCGCAGCCCGGTGCCAAGACCTCGCTGGAGAAGACGGACCAGGCGAAGGCCGAGCAGCCCGAGCCGGGCAAGAGCGGCTCCACCCGCCAGGCCAAGTCCGGACAGCGCAAGGGCCAGCAGCGGCCCAAGCACCCGTCGTCCAAGAAGTAA
- the rpmH gene encoding 50S ribosomal protein L34 has translation MSKRTFQPNNRRRAKTHGFRLRMRTRAGRAILATRRSKGRARLSA, from the coding sequence GTGAGCAAGCGCACCTTCCAGCCGAACAACCGTCGTCGCGCCAAGACCCACGGCTTCCGCCTGCGGATGCGTACGCGTGCCGGCCGCGCGATCCTCGCGACCCGCCGCAGCAAGGGTCGCGCCCGCCTGTCCGCCTGA
- a CDS encoding GNAT family N-acetyltransferase has translation MGRRLVPLTLDNLPDLPKRCRTCVFWELDPVSGEAAAKAGTPELEKEAWISAVLLDWGSCGRVVYVDEVPVGYVMYAPPAYVPRSLAFPTSPVSSDAVQLMTAWITPGYQGQGLGRVMVQTVAKDLLRRGFKAVEAFGDARWKEPACVLPVDHLLSVGFKTVRPHPVHPRLRLELRSSLSWKEDVEMALDRLLGAVQKEPVLRPL, from the coding sequence ATGGGGCGTCGGCTCGTACCGCTCACACTGGACAACCTTCCGGACCTCCCCAAGCGCTGCCGCACCTGCGTCTTCTGGGAGCTCGACCCGGTCAGTGGCGAGGCCGCCGCCAAGGCGGGAACGCCCGAGCTGGAGAAGGAGGCGTGGATCTCCGCCGTCCTTCTCGACTGGGGCTCCTGCGGGCGGGTCGTCTATGTGGACGAGGTTCCGGTGGGGTACGTCATGTACGCGCCGCCCGCCTACGTGCCGCGCTCCCTGGCCTTTCCCACCAGCCCCGTCTCCTCGGACGCCGTGCAGTTGATGACGGCGTGGATCACACCGGGCTACCAGGGCCAGGGACTCGGCCGGGTGATGGTGCAGACGGTGGCGAAGGACCTGCTGCGTCGTGGCTTCAAGGCCGTCGAGGCGTTCGGTGACGCCCGATGGAAGGAGCCGGCCTGCGTCCTGCCCGTCGACCACCTCCTGTCGGTGGGGTTCAAGACCGTCCGTCCGCACCCGGTGCACCCCCGGCTGCGGCTGGAACTGCGGAGCAGCTTGTCGTGGAAGGAAGACGTGGAGATGGCTCTGGACCGCCTGCTCGGCGCCGTCCAGAAGGAGCCGGTTCTGCGTCCGCTCTGA
- the sigM gene encoding RNA polymerase sigma factor SigM, which yields MAHGPADVPDDILLARHVAGDPDAFGELVRRHRDRLWAVALRTLGDREEAADAVQDALVSAFRAAHTFRGHSAVTTWLHRITVNACLDRARKTVSRRTSPVNDTDRLEQLLEPHESAEAPAERHDLHRQLLSALSTLPPDQRAALVLVDMQGYAVAEAADVLGVPVGTVKSRCARGRARLAPLLTHLRGGPVDSAPADGGRNRTPGASVPSASGPRASGPNDAAAVKGGGGRT from the coding sequence ATGGCCCACGGCCCCGCCGACGTGCCGGACGATATCCTGCTGGCCCGGCATGTCGCCGGGGACCCGGACGCCTTCGGGGAGCTGGTGCGGCGCCACCGCGACCGGCTCTGGGCGGTGGCACTGCGCACGCTCGGCGACCGGGAGGAGGCCGCGGACGCCGTCCAGGACGCCCTCGTCTCGGCCTTCCGGGCGGCCCACACCTTCCGGGGCCACTCAGCCGTCACCACCTGGCTGCACCGCATCACCGTCAACGCCTGCCTCGACCGGGCCCGCAAGACCGTCTCGCGCAGGACCTCGCCCGTGAACGACACCGACCGACTCGAGCAGCTTCTGGAGCCCCACGAGTCGGCCGAGGCGCCCGCGGAGCGGCACGACCTGCACCGCCAGTTGCTCTCCGCTCTGAGTACGCTGCCTCCGGACCAGCGCGCCGCCCTCGTGCTCGTCGACATGCAGGGCTACGCCGTGGCCGAGGCGGCCGACGTTCTCGGCGTGCCCGTCGGGACGGTCAAGAGCCGCTGCGCGCGGGGCCGCGCCCGTCTCGCCCCTCTGCTCACTCATCTGCGTGGCGGCCCCGTGGATAGCGCGCCCGCCGATGGGGGAAGGAACCGGACGCCGGGGGCATCCGTCCCATCGGCGTCGGGGCCGAGGGCTTCCGGACCGAATGACGCTGCTGCTGTGAAGGGCGGAGGTGGACGCACGTGA
- the rsmG gene encoding 16S rRNA (guanine(527)-N(7))-methyltransferase RsmG yields MRYGRTVPVSEAEELPPAPQEAHTVFGEFFPEAVRYAELLADAGVKRGLIGPREVPRLWERHLLNCAVLSEVVPEGVTVCDVGSGAGLPGIPLALVRPDLKITLLEPLLRRTNFLQEVVELLGLDHVTVVRGRAEEMLGKLTPVHVVTARAVAPLDRLAGWGVPLLRPYGEMLALKGDTAEEEIQGARAALSKLGVVRTSVVQVGEGVVDPLSTVVRVEVGESPGGVRFAAKRAKAARTSRRRR; encoded by the coding sequence GTGCGGTACGGAAGGACGGTTCCCGTGTCCGAGGCAGAAGAACTTCCCCCTGCGCCCCAGGAGGCGCACACGGTCTTCGGTGAGTTCTTCCCGGAAGCGGTCCGGTACGCGGAGTTGCTCGCGGACGCGGGTGTGAAGCGCGGCCTGATCGGGCCCCGAGAGGTGCCGCGCCTGTGGGAGAGGCACCTGCTGAACTGCGCGGTCCTCTCCGAGGTCGTGCCGGAGGGCGTCACCGTGTGCGACGTGGGTTCCGGCGCCGGGCTGCCCGGCATCCCCCTCGCCCTGGTACGCCCCGACCTGAAGATCACCCTTCTGGAACCGCTGCTCCGCCGGACGAACTTCCTCCAGGAGGTCGTCGAGCTGCTCGGGCTGGACCATGTGACGGTCGTCCGCGGGCGGGCCGAGGAGATGCTCGGCAAGCTGACGCCGGTGCACGTGGTCACGGCCCGTGCCGTCGCTCCGCTCGACCGGCTCGCCGGCTGGGGCGTTCCGCTGCTCCGCCCGTACGGCGAGATGCTCGCGCTCAAGGGAGACACGGCCGAGGAGGAGATCCAGGGCGCCCGCGCCGCCCTCAGCAAGCTCGGCGTGGTGCGCACCTCGGTGGTGCAGGTCGGGGAGGGCGTCGTCGACCCCCTGTCCACCGTGGTCCGGGTCGAGGTGGGGGAAAGCCCCGGCGGTGTTCGGTTCGCCGCCAAGCGGGCCAAGGCGGCGAGGACGTCTCGACGGCGTCGCTGA
- the rnpA gene encoding ribonuclease P protein component gives MLPTENRLRRREDFATAVRRGRRAGRPSLVVHLSSGATDPHAPGESAPPTRAGFVVSKAVGGAVVRNKVKRRLRHLMRDRLAALPPGSLVVVRALPGAGDADQAQLARDLDAALRRLLGGGAR, from the coding sequence GTGCTGCCTACCGAGAATCGGCTGAGGCGGCGCGAGGACTTCGCGACCGCGGTACGCCGAGGCCGCCGGGCAGGCCGCCCGAGCCTCGTCGTCCACCTGAGCAGCGGTGCAACGGACCCGCACGCGCCTGGGGAGAGCGCTCCCCCGACGCGTGCGGGTTTCGTCGTCAGCAAGGCCGTCGGCGGCGCCGTCGTCCGCAACAAGGTGAAGCGCAGACTGCGGCACCTGATGCGGGACCGGCTCGCCGCACTGCCCCCCGGTAGCCTGGTGGTAGTACGAGCGCTGCCCGGCGCGGGCGACGCCGACCAAGCACAGCTGGCCCGAGACCTGGACGCCGCCCTGCGACGGCTCCTGGGAGGGGGCGCGCGATGA